In Procambarus clarkii isolate CNS0578487 chromosome 89, FALCON_Pclarkii_2.0, whole genome shotgun sequence, the DNA window ACAGCCCATCTGGGTTAGTAGCCTACAATACAGGTACCTCATTTTCTGGAATGAATACACAGTATTCTCTTCCTGAAAAATCTAATCTTAACAAATTTATGctacatatatacagtatttatatacTTTTTGTAAAACACTTCCTAACCTACCACTTCTGTCAGTATCACCTACTGACTAAACATTCGACAACTTCAGACTCGGGTGATTTAAACTAGAACACCAATGATGATAGTAAAACATATATACAGTAACACACACTGCTAATGTTATTCAATCCGGAatgagtaataattattaataaaagAAGGCTCAAATTCAAAAAGACAATGTAGCTAATCCTGAACAAATGCTTTAAGACTTAGAAGACCCTGAATTGCCGAAAAGTACTTCCAAGCACGATGACAGCACTTACCGTGTCCATTTGTCTTTTTAGCCATTGTATCTTGTTCTGGTTCAGAATCAGAATCTGAATCACTACAGGAAGAGGAACTGCTATTGCTGTCTGAATCACTTGAAGACTCGCTCATTTCCTGtcaattaaaatatttaaaaataaactgTTGTGTGCAAATAAATAACTTACAATTTATATTACAGGAGAAACAGTATTTCAAGGTCCTTAAAGCACAGTGGTCTATGTCCTTGGCTCACAACTGaagggcccgggttcaattcccgggcaggacagaaatagtcgggcacatttcctttcacaatATACTTCTGCTCAGCTGGCTGTTAAACCTGGGTGTTAACACCCAGCCTGCCTGGgtgttagacaactgttgtgggttgcatcctagggagggtcagtagttggcctagggATATGACAATGAAAAACAAAGGCTATCCAAGTGATACAAATGCACCAACCACATCATTATGATAGTGATATGGATGCTACATTATCCAAGCAATGTGGATGCTCCATCCATAATATTGCCTATATTTACATCTCTGTTATGTTTGTTTTTTTATGTACAGTATCACTGCttcataagggtccaggatgaaCCAAAACTTGCAGTTGCACaccttgtacttacctaattgtactttccttattgtgcttgcgggggttgagctctggccctttggccctgcgtctcaactgtcaatctatctgtgtatggagtcagcctccaccatatcacttcctaatgcattccatttgtctactactctgacactgaaaaaattctttctaacgtctttatggctcatttaggcactcaatttccacctgtgtcccctagtgcatgtgccccttgtgttaaaaagtgtctttatctaccctctgTCAATGCCTACATTTTGTCAGACTTCCTCAAcctattgtggccaaaatatgtcacctactatttttttcccccgtGCTCAGGaaacaaatgaacatttttaaaagacaattttttttttttttttttttttttgcacacaggggtgtaaaagtcctcaggaccccttagcagcttaagggttaggaAAAGTTATATATATCCCAATAATTTTTTAATGCATTATTCAACAAGAATGAAAGCCCTGTCACTGTtggatatatatattgtagataTTTTCTCAGGTCAGTGAAGTGGCTGTGAAATTAAATAACAAAATGGAATGATTCGCCATCGTGGACAGTAATATGGCAAAATATACGATGCTGTCCTATCTACCAAGCTGTTTTAGCACCAGCCAAAGATACTAAACACTAGAGAAGTGCTTTAGGATGGTGTCAGGTACATCCTTACTTTGAATCACAGCAAGTATGCATTGTTCGTTTTTAGCTAACCTGTCATCCAAAAATGTTAGTACTGTACTTGTAATATCTATGGGGCAAACATACAAAAATGAaccattacacaaaaaaaaattGTGTTAATTTTGTAGGCAAAAGGAAGAAGGCAACAACTATACCTTAACTCTCCTAGACCTACTATAGTAAATATGTAATAAATTAGGCTTACGATGGCATATATTAGACCTAAAATTGCTTATTTAAGACTAggacaggttgggttaggtttgaaTAGTTATTGTTCCAGTTTTTGGTgtgcctttggggggggggggggggggggggccaacaatacaaaaaaatgtaaaaatacaAGTACATTTTTGTACATTCCACCAAGAGTTGTGATAAGTACTATTATTTTTGGAGGATGGATTGTTTTTGCCAAACATGACTCCTATTTACTCTTCCCATGAAATACCCGAAAAGCATTTGTCACACTATATTACACATATGAAAAGTGCAATTGTTAACCTTTCTATAGTCATAAGAGACTTGAAAATCAAAACCTATGTTACTGCAAATGAATTTAGTCATCTGCACGTTTGGCCTTAAATTAAGTACAGGTACACTTACAAAAATATGTTAATAAACCATATGTAATACAGTATACAACCTGTAAAAGTAACCTATTTAACCATTACACTGAAAGACCAAGTCGGAAAAATTTACCAAAATCAAACACCACTAAAATTCACTAATTTACAAAATAACCTGTAACCATTTGGGCTACAAAGAAGTACTTATGCACTAGATGATAATTAAAATACCTGAAATgccgtgcatattagtggctttaggcatagtatatactgcaCTTGCTCTATTGAGAAATCAAACATTTcacttgtaactcattttgtatgtactgcaaccactcgattatccgggatttgaatatccggaaaacgcccttatgtggccaaaatcgtgaccggataaagttCTCAACATCCGGCCAAAATGTCCATAGGAGCCGGAAAATCAGGTGTGTACATATGTACTTTTTCCTAAATAAACATTATCATTATCAAAATATTTACAGAATATTGGCTCTAGCAAAACCTTCTTTATGTTTGAAACTTATGTTGATGTCTACCAGGCAGCTATATAACCAACTTTTAATAGAACCTTTCAACTTAaattatgaaaatatatgaaaaaacTTACCGAGATATGGCACAGAAACTGGAAACAAAACATTAAGACTCCATAAATATCCCCCTAGATATATGTACTGCACGTTAAAATCACAAGTATGTGATGTAACCGAGAAAATATTGCCTGGGGAGTCCAGGGATGTGGGGTTCAATCCCTTCATACAGCCTCAATATTATCTCAAACCTATTTTAATTATAGTAATTGGCAAGAGTCTTACCTTGACAGGATCAGATTCCTCAAGCCCCAACATTGGCATTGATCCTGGAGCTGTGCAGTGATTATTGTTGGGACTTTTGTTTGGAAGAGGAGATCTGGCATGCGGAGATGCAAGATGGGAAGGAGAAGGTCTCGAGAGTGTGTTGGTCGAGCCACGTGAAACGGGATGGGAAGGAGAAGACTTCTGCGGAGGAGAATTTCTACGTGAAGATGATTCTAATGGAGTTGTGGGCCGCTGCGTAGGAATTCGACTGCTGCCATCAGGTCTAGAGGAGAAAAAATGTAtgaaaaaaatatacaaaatatttttATCAGAACAAATTCAGAATAATTTATTACAAATATTTTCTTCAGTACTGTATCAATCAATAaaacctatacacacacacacacactaatggatAGTAAAATTAGAACATTTAACTAAGAACACATCACCTCGTGGTCTTAACACTAATAGTTTGTGATATACGTTCTAGCACAATCTCTCCAGTGACGTGGTCAATGATGAGGATGCACTCTTTGGCAACAGGCTTATGGTTTCCCTTAAATACAGTTTGGGACGTGCCAGAACCCTCAACATGGGGGACAGTGACCGACACCTGATGATTCCCTTCCACCTCCACTGTTCCCATTTTTTGCTTATCGACACTCGCTGGTTTAAAGTCATCTGAAAATGAGAAATTTAATAGTTGTATAGTTTCTATATATCTatagttatataaataaatttatattaatataGGACATTAGGCCACACTTAAATCTGAAAGCAAAATAAAAACATTTTTAATAAAGCAGCACAATGCTGTTATCACTGAAGAAGTGAGAAATGGCACTAATCAGTGTTAATTCTCTGCTGCAAGTTGTTTATTTGCTTCCATTTAGACTATGCTTATAAACACCAAGGATACAGAAACTTGGCCCCATCACAATATGCAGTCACACACCAAAGCAAATGGGAGGGTTGAAGGTCCA includes these proteins:
- the LOC123773350 gene encoding ELL-associated factor 1, translated to MADKLGLDGQEKDLKLGETFNKNYKDGAYHTIRYDFKPASVDKQKMGTVEVEGNHQVSVTVPHVEGSGTSQTVFKGNHKPVAKECILIIDHVTGEIVLERISQTISVKTTRPDGSSRIPTQRPTTPLESSSRRNSPPQKSSPSHPVSRGSTNTLSRPSPSHLASPHARSPLPNKSPNNNHCTAPGSMPMLGLEESDPVKEMSESSSDSDSNSSSSSCSDSDSDSEPEQDTMAKKTNGHGATANGTNDLIDDLELSSVSEDSD